CGAACTGCGTGACTTTCTCGCCGTACTCCCCGCTCCTGCCCTGCAGGCGACCGCCCGCCTTGCCACGCGTGTGCTGCCCGGGGCGGCCGGGGAGAGCGACCCCGTCGAGGCCGTCGTCACCGGCCTGGCCGTCCTGCAACTGGTCGGCGCCCACACCCGGGAGGGATCGTGACCGACCCCGTCATAGACATGGCTTCCTGGCGCGAACGCCTCGCCGGGCTCGCAGCGCCGGACGTGACCGCGGCCGTGGTCGTGCAGTGTGGCCAGGTCTGGCTCCAGCCCGAGTTCACGGCCTTCCGTAACGAAGTGGACCAAGCCTTGATGACCGCTCAGCTGCGACGCGGCGACCGTCTCACCCTCACCCGCGTCATCCTGCACAACCTCCCTCTCACCCGCGAGACGATCTCCCGACCGCCCGCTGTCGACCGGGCTTTCGCCGAGTGGCACGAGCGGCTGTCCGCCACGGGAGTGCTGCTCTGCCCGGCAGGCTCGTCCGCCGCTCCGCGCATTCACCGGCTCATACTCCGCGGCGACCAGTCCGGCGCAGACATCCCGGATATGGTCGAACTGTTGAAAAACGGGGACTGGACCGACCCCCACAAGGCCGAACTGGCGTTGCACACCGTCACCACCGCCGGAGCGACCACCCCGCTCACCGGCTACGACATGGATTTCGACGGCCCCTTCGGCGACGCCGATCCCTCCATCTACATGTAAGTGCACCCGCAACCGGCTCGACGGAACACTTGGAGAACAGGTGCCCTACGCTCCCGAGACCCCTCAGGACCACGACTTCCTCACCCAGGCCATCGATCTGTCCCGCCACGCCCTTGAGGACGAGGGCAAGACCCCGTTCGGCGCGATCGTCGTCATCGACGGCGAAGTCGTGGCCACGGGTACCAGTTCGGTCGTCGAGCTCCGCGATCCCACGGCACACGCCGAGGTCATGGCCCTGCGTGCCGCCGGTACGAAGCTCGGGCGCCATCTGATGGAAGACGCTGTGATGTACTCGAGCAGCGAACCGTGCCCCATGTGCCTGACCGCCTGCTACTGGGCGCGCATCCCTCGTCTCGTGTATGCCGCCACCAGTCACGACGTCGGTGTCAACGGCTTCGAGGACCTCCAGTTCTACCGCGAACTCGCCCTCCCCAACGCCGAACGGACCCTCCTGGCGGAGACCTCCGCAGGTGGTGAAGCCCGTGAGATCGCAGCCTCGGCCCTCGCCGGCTGGGCGGACAAGCTGCCTTTCCCCGTTGAGCCGAAGCTCTGAGGTTTCCGGCAGTCACTCCTCTTGATCACCTCAGTGATCCACCGCGCAAGAGCAGCTCGATACGGCGCAGACGATCGTGAGCGCACAGCACGCCGAGACGCCCGGACCTGCGACGCTGCCGTTGCACTCTCGGTGACATTCGAGCTGCTCTTCCGGGCCTGCCATGGCACGAAGGACGCATAGTCGGTCTCGTCGTACAAGGGCCACAGGTCCATCGCGCTGACCCACGGCTCGTCCTCGTAGTAGTCCGTGCCGACGCCGGGATGGCGGAACTGGATACCGCCGTGGATGTCCGTACTCACGGCGCCAGACGGTACAGCTGCCTGGGCTGCGGTCTCCTGCATTTGTTGGCCACGCCTGCCGAGCGCGCTGCCGAGACCTGGCGCAGTGAGGAACTGACCGATACGCACAGGGGGTTCAAACGCTCGGCCGGGTCTGTCTTTCGGGAGGCGCGGCGGGCAATATCACAGCATGACGGACTGGCTTGTCTTCGCGTGCTTCGTGGTGATCACGTTGACGGCGTGGTCGCTCGACGGGACGAAACATGGCGCCGCCGAGGACGCCCGGCGGGAGGCGTTCGTGGCCGACGACCGGCGCAGCGCCGTCGTCACGCCGGACGCGCTGCGGGAACTCGGCCCGGTGGCACTGGAACTGCTCGACTACGGCGGAGCCGAGCGCGTGAAACTGGGAGTGGTGGCCCGGCTCGTCGCCGAGAGGGCGCTGCGCCGGGAGCCCGCCGATGTGGCGGGCCGGGCGTCGTGGCGCACCCGCGGTCCCGCACCCGAGGGGCTCGATGACTGCGAACGCGATGTGCTGGCCGCGGCGCTACCGGCTCGCGACAGATGGGACCGCTACCTGTGGAGTCTGCCCGGCGGCTCCCCTCTCGCGGCCGAAGCCGAGACGTGGCTGCTCGGTGAGGGCTACCTGCGGAGGCGGGGGCAGCCCATTCCCGGCGGGCAGCGACTCCGGGGATGGTGGTCGGCCGCGGCCGCGGCCGCGGCGGTGCCGACGATGGCCCTACTGGCCCTCGATCACGCGTGGGTCCGGGGCGGCCTGGTGTTGTTCATCGGCTTGATGTCGCTGCTGGTTTCAGCGGTGCCGCCGGCGGCCACCCGAACCATGCCCCACGTGACCGGCAAGGGCGAACTCGCCCTGAGTCTGGCCCGTGAGCAGCACGCGGAGCTGAACCCGGCGACCCGACCGGCTTCGCAGAGGTACGACCCGGCCACGGTACGCATGGCGGTCGCGCTCTTCGGTTGGCCGGTGGTCCACCGCATCGACACGAGGATCTGGGACGACTGGGACAGACCGAGTGTCGACGCCGACGGCCCTGGAGAAGGTGCCTTCTGACAGGACTTCGTCAGGTGACCGAGGGCTTGCTCGCGAGGATCTGGATTCCCGCCGCCGCATGCCCGTTCATCGTCGGCACCGTGATGGTCCGGCTTTCGGTGATCTCGAAGTCGGCAAGCAGAGTGGAGAGCCGTTCGCGGGAGTGGTGGCGGCAGATCGCCCCGTCGCTCGTGCTGAACACGCCGTAAGTGCCATGAGCGTCGGCATCACGGTCGTAGCGGCGGCGGTTGCGTTCGTCAGGCTGGAGGAGGAGGTCGCTGATGTAGAGGGTGCCGCCCGGCCGCAGGAGGCGGTGCAGGCCGGTGATCAGGCAGTGTTGGGCTTCGTCGGCGGGGATGCACGTCAGTACGGCGAAGAGCAGGGCCGCATCGAAGGACGCCGGTGAACGGGGGAGCTCGTCGGGGGTCGTGAAGCGCAGAGTGGGGTGTTCGCGGCGGGCCCGACTGATCATTTCCGGCGACGTGTCCACACCCGTGAGGTTCTCGAAGCCGTACTGAGCGAGGTCGGACATGACACGGCCGTATCCGCAGCCGTAGTCGAGGATCGCGGCGTGTCTGTCCAGGCCGCCCAGCCAGGGCAGGTGGAGGGGATGAGTGAAGGTCTTCGTGGTCGCGGCGGCGTCCCAATAGGGGATCTGACTGTCCGGGTTGGGCATGATGGGTGCCTGCCTTGGCGTAGGAGAGTCAAGGCCCGTAAGAGTGCCCGTAAAAGGCAGGAGCTGTGGGCCTGTTCGGCTTCTGCGACGGCCCAGGTGTGGACTTGTGACCCGGCCGGTCTTCCCCGTTCAGGAGAGCATCGCGTGAGCACAGTAGAGGGCATCGACGCCCGCGGTATGCGGCACTGTGAGACGACTGCTCTGGGAGTGCTGTTGCGGCATCAGGGGGTTGATCTGTCCGAGCCCATGCTGTTCGGTCTCGGTCGTGGGCTGTCCTTCGTCTACTGGGACAGCAAGAGCATGGGGTTCCCTTTTCTCGGGGGGCGGGTCAGGCCGTTCGAGCTCACCAGGAATCTGGCCGGCGCCCTTGGGCTGGATCTTCGGGTGCAGGAGACCGCCTCTCCTCGGAAGGGGTGGGCGAACGTGGTGGCCGCCGTCGACGCCGGGCGTCCCGTGGGGCTACAGCTCGACAGTTACCACCTGAACTACTTCAGGTCGAAGGTGCACTTCGGTGGTCATGTCGTCGCCCTGTACGGCTACGACGACCAGGTCGCCTACCTCGTGGACACCGAGCAGCAGGGCGGAGCGGTGTCCACCGGTCTGGGCGGCCTTGCTCAGGCCCGGGCCGCGCGTGGACCCATGACCGCCAGGCACCGGTCCTTCACCCTCACCGCTCCCCAGGACCTGCCCGCGGCTCGCGAGAGGATCGTTCCCGCCATCACCGCCTGCGCCGAGGCTTTTCTCAACCCGCCCATCGCCAACCTGGGTCATCGCGGCATCGAGAAGAGCGGCAAGCTGGTGCGCACCTGGCTCCAGCGGGCCGACGACCCGCGGCGGGACCTGACGCAGGCCGCCCTTCTGATGGATAAGGCCGGTACCGGCGGCGCCCTGTTCCGCAATCTCTACCGCGACTTCCTCGCCGAATGCGCCCAAGTGCTGGAGCCGAGTCCCCAGTTGCGCACCGGCCACCGGCTGTACGCCGAGGCCGCCGCGCTGTGGACGGAGGTCGCCGCGCTGATCACCCGAGCCGGGGAGTCGGGCGATGAGCAGTACCTCGTACGGGCGGGCACCGCCCTCCACGAGCTGTCACGCATCGAACGCGAGGCCATGGAGACGCTGAGCCGCCTGGAGGCGTGAAGCAAAACCCGGTCCGGGCACGTCACCTGTTTCTTGCGAGGAGGCCTCGGCGGGCCCGCGGCCCGGATGCCCGGGTACTGGGCGCCGCTCAGCGGGACCGTCGAGGCCGGGGAGACGCAGGCCGAGGCGCTCGTGCGGGAGGTGGCGGAGGAGGTCGGGCTGCGGGTGGTGCCGGGGGCCAAGGTGTGGGAATCCGAGACCCATGACAAGAGGTTCCGGCTGCACTGGTGGACCGCGGAGGCCGAGGCGGGGGACGTGGTCGTGGACCCCGGTGAGGTGAGTGCCGTGCGCTGGGTCACAGCAGCAGAGTTCGCCGGGCTGCATCCTGTCTTCGCGGAGGACCTGGTCTTCTTCGACCGCGTACTGCCGGAGCTCTGAGCGGTCGGACGCCGGCCGCGGGGATACTGCCTCTCAAGCACCCACCCTGGAAGGCGACGACATCATGCTCATTCTCTTTGGCACCAAGGGATACCTGTACCAGCTCGCGATACTCACCCTGGTGTGCGGGCGCTGCGGGAACCCGGCCGCGCACACCCTGCGCAAGCGCGTCACGAAGTTCACGCTGTTCTTCGTGCCGCTGTTCCCGATCTCCACGAAGTACGCGACGCAGTGCACGTTCTGCGGTGCGGAGAGCAAGGTGAGCGCGGAGGAGGCGGAGCAGCTTCAGACGCAGGCCACCGCCGGTGGCGGGGCCGGGGGTCAGGTGCGGGGCGGACAGGCCCCGCAGCAGCCGTACCACCAGTAAGGGCTCAGGTGAGCTTCCGGGCCACCCCGCCGTAGAAGCCGATCTCCCGCGAGCGGGGCGGCGGGGGTTGTAGTTGCTCGCCGGAGAGTGTGCACGAGGTCGACTTAGCTCGATCGGGTGATGGTCCGGTCGCGGGCTTGCGGGGCCCTGGGCCGATCGGGTTAACGTGATCGTGCGATCTGGGACGCCGGGTACGGTGCCAGCGTGCGGGGCCCCTGCTCCACCAGAGAGATGGTTCAGGGCCTCCCCGTCGCCTCTGGCCGTAGCCACATGGCCAGGTCGCATGGGGCGGCGTCCATCAGCGGCCTCCGGCCGCGGGGGCCTCCCGGGCCCGGACCACGCACAGGATGCGTGTCGCCGCCCCGGGGTCGAGTACGCCGGGGACCTGGGGGTACCTCCCACGCCCTTAAGGCAGTGGGGGAACGCCCAAGACCGTTCGGGGCGTGCCAGTGTGTGGACTCACTCCCGCTCACTGTCCAGGAACGGTGTGTCCGGGCGCCAGAACGGGACCTGGGCCAGGCCCGGGTCGATCAGCTCGAAGCCGTCGAAGAAGCGCTCGATCTCACGGGTGCGGAGGTTCGTGACTCCTCCCCCGGCTGAAGCCGGGGGCTTCTCGTTACGCCGGGTTGGCGTCGCGACGGACCAGCCCGGCCCATAGGACGTTGATGGCTCCCACTGTGTGCGGTGGTGTGCTCGGGTGTGGGCGCGGGGCCGCAGTCGTCGCCGGGGGTGGGTGGCTCCGGGGTCTCCGGTGCGGGCGGCTCCGACGGTTCTGATGGTTCCGGCGGCTCCGGGGCAGTCGGCGGTTCGGAGTACGTCGGGGGCTCCGGTGTCTCACCAACGGGGTCGGGATCAGCCGGAGTTGGGGTACTCGGCTCCGGTACGGGGGGCTCCTCCCCCGGCGTGCCGGGCTTCGGCTGCTCGGGCTCGGGCTGCTGTTCCTTCGGCGGCGCCGGCGTCGGCTCCGGCTCCGCGGGCGGCTCCGGCTCCTCACCCCCGGGCGCGGGCTTCACCGGGTTGGGGCCCGGGTCGGGCACCTCCGGCGCGGGCTCCACAGGGCTCGGCCCCGGATCCGGCACCTCCGGCGCAGGCTGCTCCGGTGCTCCCGGATCGCCCTCACCACCCCCGCCGTCCGAACTGCCCGAAGCGCTCCCGGAATCCCCGGAGTTCCCCGTTCCCCCGACATCCTCGGTTACGACGGCCCCCACCCCGTCACCCCGAGTCCGACCCCGATCCTCATCCCGCTCAACCTGCCGGGCGGCGCCCCCCGGCGTCTCCCCCGCCGCGCCCGCGGACGGCTCCGTCACCGGCGCCTGCGTCACCGGCGCCTGTACCACCGGCCCCTGCGCCACCGGCGCC
This portion of the Streptomyces canus genome encodes:
- a CDS encoding zinc-ribbon domain-containing protein codes for the protein MLILFGTKGYLYQLAILTLVCGRCGNPAAHTLRKRVTKFTLFFVPLFPISTKYATQCTFCGAESKVSAEEAEQLQTQATAGGGAGGQVRGGQAPQQPYHQ
- a CDS encoding class I SAM-dependent methyltransferase produces the protein MPNPDSQIPYWDAAATTKTFTHPLHLPWLGGLDRHAAILDYGCGYGRVMSDLAQYGFENLTGVDTSPEMISRARREHPTLRFTTPDELPRSPASFDAALLFAVLTCIPADEAQHCLITGLHRLLRPGGTLYISDLLLQPDERNRRRYDRDADAHGTYGVFSTSDGAICRHHSRERLSTLLADFEITESRTITVPTMNGHAAAGIQILASKPSVT
- a CDS encoding BtrH N-terminal domain-containing protein translates to MSTVEGIDARGMRHCETTALGVLLRHQGVDLSEPMLFGLGRGLSFVYWDSKSMGFPFLGGRVRPFELTRNLAGALGLDLRVQETASPRKGWANVVAAVDAGRPVGLQLDSYHLNYFRSKVHFGGHVVALYGYDDQVAYLVDTEQQGGAVSTGLGGLAQARAARGPMTARHRSFTLTAPQDLPAARERIVPAITACAEAFLNPPIANLGHRGIEKSGKLVRTWLQRADDPRRDLTQAALLMDKAGTGGALFRNLYRDFLAECAQVLEPSPQLRTGHRLYAEAAALWTEVAALITRAGESGDEQYLVRAGTALHELSRIEREAMETLSRLEA
- a CDS encoding NUDIX domain-containing protein, translating into MPGYWAPLSGTVEAGETQAEALVREVAEEVGLRVVPGAKVWESETHDKRFRLHWWTAEAEAGDVVVDPGEVSAVRWVTAAEFAGLHPVFAEDLVFFDRVLPEL
- a CDS encoding nucleoside deaminase is translated as MPYAPETPQDHDFLTQAIDLSRHALEDEGKTPFGAIVVIDGEVVATGTSSVVELRDPTAHAEVMALRAAGTKLGRHLMEDAVMYSSSEPCPMCLTACYWARIPRLVYAATSHDVGVNGFEDLQFYRELALPNAERTLLAETSAGGEAREIAASALAGWADKLPFPVEPKL